A window of Benincasa hispida cultivar B227 chromosome 9, ASM972705v1, whole genome shotgun sequence genomic DNA:
gACCCGgccgggaaatatagtcaagttacctattgcatgactagcgggaaaaataattgtcgatgtgcacattggggGGAAAATTGGGTtatataggaaagtttccataaaaaattgttatgattGATAGTATTGTACATGATATGATACATGCCAAGTATAGCATAGAACTAGAGGATGATAGATTGAATGAATTTACTCATGATCATGCATAATTATACtgaaattgtgattatgtgattgacttccCAAAAAATGTGTTttcaaagtgattattattttaaaaagcaccactcactgggcttagtagctcacactctttcaaatgttttcttccaTTCTCCCAAGTAGCAAAGCGGAGCGTTTAGGAAGGAGTCTTTTATAAACCACCAAAAACACCATGACTTGGTAGATTCTCAGGGCACGGCTCGGATCATGTGATAAAAGAATATAGAAATTGAACTATAtatatgaaagttagatagattATTTTAAACATGTTAAAGCTTTAATAGACAGGaaggagggggggggggggggatgttaaattaaaatgttgtcttggaataaACTGGTGTATCCTTTGCTCCCTTCCAAATTTTGGGGGCTAAGGTtagggagagggtgtgacaagtagatatgtgatatcaaactgtaggatacaaatataatataattatatttatttattaattaatttgattaattatatgataatcaaGCCAattttcacgttcggacgtgggttagtggggatTCGTCGGTTATtataaccgatgaattaaaatgaaaaatgttttcattttgaatctccATCGTTCAAATCGTCCAAAAGAAATCAAGCGCGCGTTGGTGAACATCTAAATGACCGCTTAAGAAAATTGAGgaactatacgatagcattctcagcctaaacgatcgtctacctcgcgcctaaacgatcgcacactgtcgcctacacgatcgcataacttctctaaacgatcgtatagtgtgctggttttactaaacgatcgtataccttttcctaaacgatcgttcagtaaatcctacacgatcgtgtagcttatactaaacgataagcagtctgctatgcgatagcgcttTTTCCCTCCTAATTGTTTATCGCCTACATgtttcgtgtttcctccttcctctactaaattcaccaaataccaccatttgggttttcactccgaaaATACTcagggctctttagtggtggtttCGTCTCCACGGCGTTCATGTTCGCGGTCGTTCGTGCTACTGTTGTTGATGCTGTTGTTGGGCGTTGGTAAATCGCGTGGAGGTTTCCACTGCGTTGGAATTCCGAagtgtgaagaacgtcttcaactggtatggaactttctcccttgttatttatcttatttttagcatgccgataattagtatttgtttgcataactgtatgttgaatgtatattattGTATTTCGGTTACTGTGAGATTGGAGTGATCGGAACGCGCTCATGAAACtgttagatatgagatccttcagttcCGACAGTCTATTACAATGTAGttttggaaaataaaatatcGATATATGTTATACATTACTAGTAAGGGTAGAAGTTCAAAATCTATCCATTTAAGTTAAaagagaagaggaaaaaaaaaaaaaaaacatagaaaagCCTtctaatttgttattttatttatcttaaaacaaaattcaattctATAAATCGTATCTCTATCTGCCTGGTCGACTCACGGCTGCTGGTCGGCTGACCACGTGGCGCTGATTTTTGCAAGCAACAGGCCACGTGCTTGCCTGCTGCCTTCCCCAAACTGAATCTGtcagaaaaaacaaaaaattcgaTAAAATCCTATTTTTCCTGTTTTTCTTCGTATTTGACCGTGGATATAACTCTCATCGAATTGCCTTGACATTCCAATATTGCCCTTTCTATaccttttcaaaattaattttaaatttacagGTTGACGACAATTTTTAAATAGCCAAAAAATGACATTCCAATATTGCCCTTTCTATAccttttcaaaatgaattttaaaattacagGTTGACAACAATTTTTAAATAGCAAAAAAAtgaccttcttcttcttattattattgtgATATAAAATTCGtatgaaacaaaataatatatcattaatAAAATTCGTAAATGTTGCCTCTTATATTATCTCCACACACACGTATATTTTCTGGTACTGTCTCCATAAGTGATCCAATGTCAACATTAAAATGcgtatttaatttgaattgacctaagttttctttctttctttctttcttttttttaaaagaaattatgtaGTGAAATTTTGGTGTTGAGATAATGTTATTAatccatttgaaaaaaaaaaagagataaaagaagataaaggttgttaattattttactattgtatatattaaaaaataaaaagaaagaaaagaatcaaattgcagttttaaactttagaattatatcaatttaaactttgaattaaTCATTGTATCAATTTAGATCTTAACTTTGATAAGATAtacatttattaattatatccttaaattttcataaatggattattttagagtatcaattaaaatttcatttaaaaatgcTTCAtgcataaattttaataatttattttttaatatggtATTTGAATAAGTTTACATATATGTGGGATTGAATACATGGacgattttaaaatataatcttAATAAAGCGTGTAAAtcgatttatgtttttttaactaaatctaaAGAAAGGTGCTAATTGAAATGCTTACGAAAATTTGGAGTTTCAATTGATAGAGACTAAAGTTTTATATAGATGGCCAATTTACAGGAGTCCAAATGAAAGTTAACTTCAAGTTTGAAAACCAATAAAATTTGACCTTCTACTTTTATCATCACTACTTGAAATTACCATTTTAACCCCAACAATATTATTCTTCCTTCTTCGCTTTTGCATCTTTATGTGTTTGTTTTCTTGATCGATCTACATTTTTTCGGTATTTGTCTTATTCCTTTGTTGCAATGATTTCTTATGCAAATCAAAAAACACGATGAGGAGCGCAAGAGAGAATCAGGGAGCACGATGAGGAGCGAAAAAGTGAGAATCGCGAGCGAGAATGACTTCGAGCGACAAGTCCTCACACGCATCTAGGATTGAGTTGGCAACTTTAATGAAGTTGACGTAAGTAGAAAGTCATTCCTTATTTGCTTTTGAATATTGagctattttttatttagacCTCAATCATCTATCTACGAGATcttactaaattatattttaacgagtttaaaataaaatcgtTACCATACCTAAGTTAAATTATCCACAAAAGCTACAACATAATTTAATATGCCTGGTCGTCTCTTTTTGTTAATGTGTCACTAACCGGAGattataaaaatcatttggaataatttattataatttataaataataatggTTCCTTCAAGGTTTAATTTTAACCCAATGAAACATTAAAATGGCAATACACGTAAGCCAATCCACTAAtattttaatgtaaattaaaatgAGCGGCAAATTGGGTGAAAGCATAATTGTcactttataattaattatttttttatatatataaaattaaaattgaccCCTTCTGGCCAGTTGTATCCAAATCCGGGGGAAaccactttttattttaaaagtgttttttccTCTCCAATGATGCAatcattataataatttattgaaatcatGATTAAGAATTCCTTAGAAGATAAGCACGAAAAAGGGGAGCAAATTACCGATCAATACCTCTTatttaaaacatgaaaatttTAGGTTTTGTTTGATGACATTTAGTTTTTGGTATTTAAAAATgaagtctatttttttttttttttttttttataatttacatatcatttaaataaaatagttgaatttttagttaaatttaaaaaataaataaaatttataaaagctattttttaaaaaaattttaaattttgattttagtttttaaatgattgataaaaagtaggtagtcaataaaaaaaattgaagtgaaaCTAATGTCTATAtacttaatttataaaaaataaaaaattaaatgatttctGAACGAGATatcaatttacttttttttcttcgaTTTAAAGACCATACAATCGAATTAATTAAACTCCCAATCATCCTAACTTATTTCACtttaaatattagattaataaaatagattgtttacttatttatttatttttagaaaacaaaatagattattataattaatgcatagaagtttttttttttgccttttttttagtattagaATTCTGACTTGATTTGTTTATGATGATGTATGTAATATCTagagatataaattgatattaatAACTTCTTGTATTGTCATTTgttacatttattttaaaatccacTTACAATAAAACCATTTTAAGTTGCAcggtaaaaagtaaataagtTAACACACGCactgtttaaatattttttttggtctttatacttttaataattcatttttattgtcgttcttttaaaatatttcttttttatcatttatattctcaatttaatttgttttgatCTATATACTTCCAAGATATCATTTTCGTTgttttacatttaattttgaatattgtcattacaatttttttaaaaaatgatgattttggtctcctaaaaatgaaaataaagagatcaaaataaatatttttagaggcataataattaaaatggaCATTTTTAAATCATAGGAactaaaatagaacaaaattaaaaggataaaaatcaaaataaatattttaaaaatataagtaccaaaattaatcaaatctaaTCACACATGGATCAAAtagtatttaaaatattaaataaattattacgattatttttgtatatatatatatatagaatccCATTGTACCATCCGAATTTCCAtaattgaaaaaagtgaaattattGGGAATTCAAATCCATGGAAGCATATATGAAAATAGATGAGCTTGATTTTAATAAGATCACCTTTTCCCAAATTGGTATAGTGTCGAATAAAAAtcatttccaaaataaaaaaagaaaaaaaataaatggaataAAAATCAATCGGAATTGGATTCCATTCACCCTCGGAATTCCAATTCCCGGCGTTCATTTCCGCCGGATAAAAACATGGTATTAAGTCCTTAAAAAATCAATCTAAATAGACcataaatatatatcaattttttaaaaaattaaacaataaaaataaaactatataaagataaataaattagaccgacgacaaaataaataaatcagtaggtgaaagtaaaattaatatatgtagTATGATATTCTAAATCTACTTGATGCAAAAAAACAACGAGAACATAAAGATAATTTTAACTATTAAGACATTTACTCATTTACTCTTTGTCATTAATTCAAATCTCTCATACGATATAGCATTTTTGCactaaaaaatacaaattttgtttataaacttttgagatttatatatatttagtcGTTAAACCATTTTTTTAGTCTAACAattttctaaactttaaaagatGTATAACAAATTCTTAATCATtcaattttgctatatttttaaaagtttataataTATCACTTCATTCAATTTTGCATCTAATAGATAATTGAATTTTCAGTTTCGTATTTGATAATTTCTTgcctatttgatatttttttaaaaaaagaaaatataaaccAACTAgccataaaattctaaattggaatagttaaaacaaaaaaaataattttatatcgtcgattaataaaaaaacattcaaatgaattaaacaattttaCCGAAAAAaacttagacaatataactaaATTGACATAAAATgtgttaaataatttatattataaaaaaaaaaaaattacccaaAAGCATCTCTAAAGTCGATGCCAAACAAATCCAAATCTGGACGCAGCGTCGTAATTTCAATACAAAGGAAGACTATTTCCGTAATTTCACTATTTTTgccttttaaattttatttagccTTCGCTGTAATGTAATTGTAAATAGAACCGATTAACGGACACGGATTCTCTGAATATCGTAGGAAGCTCTCCCTGTTCCTTTCCATCTTTCTTCGCCAATTCCCTCTTCTTCTTTGACACTTCATCTTCCTTTTTTTGTTCTCTCCTAATAATTTCCTTAAATTCCCAAccttttttctcttcctctttcaTTCCATCTTCTATAAATCTGTACATATTCCTTTTACCCCATTTAGGATCTCTGTTCTTCGGTGCCGATTCCACTTCTTTCCGAGGGACAAAAGCTACCAGTCTCTCAGAAACTTGATTTTTCTTCGATTACAGTTCTGGGTTTTTCATTTACTGATCTGGGTTTATCGATTTGATTTGTGGGTCATTGAGgaaatttgttgtttattgtttctttctttcatcTCTTATTGTATAAAATTGTTCGATTCTTGCTGTTTCTCTTTAGTTTGAGACCGAATTTGTAGTCTATACAGTTTCCGGGGAATTTCAGAACTGTTTGTTctttgatcatttttttttcgtGGAATTGTTGTCGGATTAGCGAGGGAATTAGTTGGATCGTTTGGTGATTTGATTGTAGTGGAATTGGTTTTTGATCTGAAGAACTTAATTGTTGGAGTGCGACTGCGATCTGAGTTGGAGAGGGAAGTAATTTGCTGTGCCCTAGAACATGGGAGTTCCAACGATTGCTTTATACGCTGGTCCACCGAGCAGTATTTGCTCTACACATCCTTGTCAGATCAATGCTCATTCGTCCTTCGATTTCGAAATTGGTTCTCGATCTTCATCGGCGTCGTCAACGGCATCGGCTTCTTCTCAGAAGCCGGTGCCTGGTGGGCTTTCCTGTCTTTTCTCCGCTTCTCCAGTACGGCATGTCTCGTCGACGACGAGCTTTTCCGGTTGCGGAGAGGAATTGGGATCGTTATGGCATGATAGAGGGGAGGAATTGAGTAGCTCATTTAGATATTCTTCGAGCAAATATTTAGGGTCTTCATTGGCAAGGGATTCTAGCCCGGTATCAGTGTTTCAGGGTCCGGTCTCGTGCTGTAGTAGTGGAGTTGGTTCGTCGGCGAAAAGCCCTCCGATCTCGATTTCGAGAGAGAAGAGTGGGGAAACTAATTTCCAGAGCTCGATTGGAGTTGGGTCGAATGGATTCTTCAATGGGTTCTTGAGGAATGCTTCTGGATCATATGTGGATGTTCATAGAAATGCTCTTGATGTGAGTTCATCGGCTGTGCTCATGGATGAGTTGACTTTCAATTTGGAAGATGGGTTTGGGGAGTGTACCTCCGAGCCGTATGCAAAGGATATGCTTCTTGGTGCACAAATTAGGCATAAGATCTTTCTTGATGAATTCGTGATCAAGGCATTTTACGAAGCCGAAAAGGCACATAGAGGACAAGTATGAGTCCATTCTCATGACTTTTAATCAGTGGCATTAGTGAAGATGACTAAACTCGTCTTCTTTCTTTGCAGATGCGAGCCAGTGGAGATCCATATTTACAACATTGTGTGGAAACAGCCATGCTGCTGGCTACAATAGGTGCAAATTCCACGGTGGTCGCTGCGGGGCTTCTACACGATGCGCTGGATGATTCTTTCATGTGCTATGACTACATTTTAGGGGCAGTTGGAGCTGGGGTTGCTGATTTAGTTGAAGAGGTGAGGAAACATTTTCTTGCATAATCGATGAAGCACTCGCTGATGAAGGTTGATTGGATTTAATGTGTATGAGATCTGGATTTGTAACCACATGTGAAATGTGTTTTGTGACTTTCTTAACTTTTATGGGAGCATGTGGGGAAATGAAATCATTATAGTTAAATTGTCAATCTGTCTGCCCTTTGTACAAGAATTGATCTCAGATGCTTTGCCTGCTGGATGCAGTCTTTTGATTatgtagtttttcttttctcatacAGTTCTGTGGGTCAATTAATTTGCTTTCAATTCTTGACGTTACCTCAAACTTATTGTATACTAATTTTCTACTTGTAATGGTTTTAGGTGTCTCAACTAAGTCATTTGAGCAAGCTTGCACGCGAGAACAATACAGCCAACAAAACCGTTGAGGCAGATCGCTTACATACCATGTTCCTTGCCATGGCAGACACTAGGGCCGTTCTCGTAAAATTGGCCGATCGTCTGCATAATATGATGACACTAGATGCATTGCCGTTGCCCAAACGACTAAGATTTGCCAAGGAGACCCTGGAAATTTTTGTACCTTTGGCCAATCGCTTAGGAATATTGAGTTGGAAGGAGCAGTTGGAAAACTTATGCTTTAAGCATCTCCATTCTGAAGAACATAAAGAACTGGCGTCTAAACTTGTGGATTCATTTGATTCAGCAAGGATAACTTCtgcaattgaaaaattagatcaAGCTCTGAAGAATGAAGGGATTTCTTACCATCTCTTATCTGGACGCAATAAGAGCTTATACAGCATATACTTGAAAATGTTGAGGTATGTTCTCTGACTCTCCATTTCAATTTTCACCTccagattttttatttttatttattattattattttttacatgtTCTGtttaattgatttatgaaatgaaTTAGCTGGATATAGCTTagaaataaacattttcaagatGAAGACCCTGATCTAAAAATAGGTTCATCAAAATTTGAAGTTAAAAAGCTTATTTGTCCTTGATCTGATCTGTTGATTACGAATTCTGAAGTGAACCTTGTATAGTCTGACTGAAAGTGTGTACTTTTCATTCTTATTAACAGAAAGAAGTTGACCATGGATGAAATCCACGACATTCACGGCTTACGTCTTATtgtaaaaaatgaagaagactgCCAGAGAGCTTTAAGAATAGTTCACCAGTTGTGGACTGAAGTGCCCGGGCGGTGCAAAGATTATATTAGTCGACCCAAGTTTAATGGGTACGTTGTGGCTCAAAATGGCATCTTGTGTTTTGTGTCCtttgtttatttgttatttCCATCTCTATCACTTTTCCTCTCCCTTTCTGACTTGGCTCGACGATTTGAAGGTATCGATCTCTACACACCGTTGTGGTGGGCGAAGACATGGCACCCCTTGAAGTGCAGATCAGGACAAAAGAGATGCATTTGCAAGCAGAGTTTGGCATTGCAGCTCATTGGAGATATAAGGAGGGGGACAGCGAATACTCTCCATTTGTCGTTCAGATGGTTGAATGGGCCCGATGGGTGGTCACCTGGCAATGTTTGGCTATGAGCAAAGATGGATCGTCCGTTGACTCTGCTGATTCAGTCAGACCGCCCTGCAAATTCCCTTCTCATTCCGAGGGCTGTCCATACTCGTACAAAACCCAATGTGATGGACAAGATGGACCTGTATTCGTCATAACGATTGAGAATGACAAGGtctttctcttttttgtgtTATATTAGTTGAAGATTATCGAATTTGGTTAAGTGAATTCATGTTACATAAGTTTAACAATGCTATTGTAACTACTGCAGATGTCGGTTCAAGAGTTTCCTACAAATTCAACGATCACGGATTTAATGGAAAGATGTGGGCAAGGAAGTTCAAGATGGACCTCCCATGGCTTCCCCATGAAAGAAGACTTGAGGCCAAGGATTAACCACAAGCGAGTGGACGATCCAACGTGCAAGCTAAAGATGGGTGATGTGGTGGAGCTAACTCCCGCTTTACCTGACAAGTCATTAACAGAGTACAGGGAAGAAATCCAGCGAATGTACAATCGTGGGGTCACGGTATCAAACCCCGGACCGCCCCCAGTTGCTCCTAACACCGTTGGTTTCTGGAGCTAACCATACCATAGTTTGTCTATGGGATACATTTAGTGATTATCAAATTATTCTGTATATAATGGTCTTTGTACACCAAAAGAAAATAGATGACTAACTGAAATTCAACAaggttcaaaatcaaaatcaaagcaCTCTTGGTTGGACTTCATTCTGCTCAGTCTTGTAGGAACTCATTTTCAtaatatgattttttcttttctatcatGATCATGTATTGGCTTGAACAGGACTCTGACAACTTGACAACTTCAAGACCACTGATAATGATAAGGTATATCATTTTCTCCACAAAGTTGGGAAGAAATATCCATATTCTATTCATCCCAATTCCTTTACAAATGACACATTAGTGGAAGGAAATAGAGCCACTGAATTCTTTTAGGGGATACAATAGTTTGATAATATCCAACAATACTTCCACAACTTCCAACGAATCTATTTCAAATCCCCCTTTTCATCAGAGAAGTTGGGGAAAGCGACacaaagaaggaaaaacaaCTATGTTATTTTTGGACGTTTTGCCAATGGGAAAGATACTCTCTGTGGGGTATGTTGTTGAGGTACTTCTGAGCCAGGTTCTTGGGATGGAACTGCATGGTCGCCTTCATCCTCCTCTGTTTCCTCCATGGTTTCGACTGGTTGCTTCTTTGGGATTGCGAGTTGATAGTTGGGACTGAGCAACGTGTCTTGATCAGGTGGAAGAGCGATACCAGGCCCGCCAATCAATCTTGGCAATGGAATCTTATTCCTGCTTCTGGCCAACTCTAGAAGAACCTGACAGTAATGGAAGTCATGGTTAAACACTTCTCCTCCAATGAGAGAGAAGATAGCAAGAAAAATCCCTCAATATGATCGTAAGTCTATAAGATACCATAAGTATATACCCCCCTCTAAGCCTCTTTCTTCCGGGCTACATATTTCttagaactcaaggacacaATTGTACAACCTAAAGAATAGATCCCGTTCAAGTAAGGTCGTTAACAAGACAATGATTCAATTCTATGATACAGTGTAAAGTGATCCAGAAATGCCATATTACTCAAATGCTTCACATTTCAAAAGACTGCCTATCAGTAAACATTCTATCTACAGAGAAATCACATCTAATTTGGACTACGAAGCCATGTTACCTCTCTTGGAGGAGGTTGTGAGAAGCTGAAATTAACTTTGGATTGGATAGCAAGCTTCACATCATCACAATCGATGGCAGCCTTGCCTGCATGCTCCGAATATACTTGTGCATCCGTTAGTACGTCGACGACATAACGATACCACAGCTCAAGAAACTGATGTATAACTCGTGGTTCATAATCTTCGACTCCCATCGATTTCAAAAGTGTTTTCACAATCTTTGCATCCCTCGGTAGCTCCTCGTCGCCCTCAGACATTTCCTTACTACCCCTTTCACCTGCACAAGAAATTTACAACATTCTTGTCATTTAAACTGCTATTCCATCAAACATAACCAGATTGTTTTACATTGCCACGTTTGATAAGTATGAAGTAGAGCATTACTTTGGAGACGACAATAACAATGAAGTGCGATGTTGTATTTTCCAATATATGAATATATCATAACAATAGTGCAAAAACATAAGAACAACTTACGCTATTCAACAGAGACAAATTATTACAATGATTTCTAAAGTTAACTATCAAATCAAAGATGTCTGGTGCCGTAACGTGAAACTCGTGGTTGAGTGTGGCATTCACGGTTAAATTAAAATGACCCTTTGAACTAATACACTGCTGCCTGTTGTCGAGAGAGGGGAGAACCGTATGCAGCCGCTGAAGGTCGCCGGATATGCGTCGCAGGGAGGGATTAACGCGGAAGAAGGAGATGAACAGTAGAGGGAAAAAGAGGGGTCGACGGCTGAGAGAGAGAAGGAGatgtagaagaagaaaattagggctgtttttccctttcttctATGCTCTCATAGATAGACATTTTCTTCCGTGTTTTAatccaatttctcaaaattaatcGAAAAATTAAGAAGTCAAACTACCCAAATTAATTCGACCTAAATCAATTGCCCTAAAATCTCAAACTACccagaaaaaaaatgaataaaactgGACAAGAAGAATAAGAACTGGATGGGATCATCAgtggaaagaagagaaatatcAGCATACACAATTGTGAAGGTCGAGCTTCGGGTGAGAAATTAATGTTTTGATTGTCATATCCTCCACTTCCACGACTCATCGCCTCTCAAGAATTTAAACTACAAAATCCTCGCCCTAACAAATCTGTAATCCGTGTAGATTGTCGTTCACTTCCAACTCTCCCAATCAAACTCAATTTCCAGTAACCTAAAGAATTTTAAAGACTTCCGACATCCAATACTAATCCAAAAATCACCCAAAACAACTTTTACCCTAGCTATACACCCCGTAGAAAACCCCAAATCCAAATCTTACATCTAATGTCATTGGTACATTGAAATCCCAGTCTAAACTAAATGGCTAAACaacaattaaacaaaaacacaaagaaACTTCACCAAAACTTGAGGGAAAACACCTTACCTACAAATTCCAAGAATCCGGCGAAGAGCGGCGCCGCTCGGCTGTTGACAgtgcggcggcggcggcggcaaCGCTATGCAGAAAGCAGAtcttagagagagaaaaaaagaaatagaaaagggCTCACCAGCGTGCGATGCGCCGGACGGAGGTGCAACAGCTGGCTTGGGGAGGCGAGGGAGTGAGGGATATCGAGAGAGGTGGGAGGAGAGAGACGCGTGAGATAGGAATCTGATTTccaaatttctctctctctcttctttttttcccaACTTATTTTAcccacaaatatatttaaaactttacgtaaatttaacttttatatttttacattgattttctttttcaagtggAGGATTTGAACCAACATACTTAGTATCCAACTAATATATAGTATAtgtgttaaattaatatacataaacaaaaatatatataatggataaaaaagattatatatatataaaagatatgGTCTTTTCAAGATCCCTCAAGAACTTCTTCTGTGAAAATTAAACAATAGATCTTTTTGTTGTTTCTCGA
This region includes:
- the LOC120084407 gene encoding probable GTP diphosphokinase RSH2, chloroplastic — encoded protein: MGVPTIALYAGPPSSICSTHPCQINAHSSFDFEIGSRSSSASSTASASSQKPVPGGLSCLFSASPVRHVSSTTSFSGCGEELGSLWHDRGEELSSSFRYSSSKYLGSSLARDSSPVSVFQGPVSCCSSGVGSSAKSPPISISREKSGETNFQSSIGVGSNGFFNGFLRNASGSYVDVHRNALDVSSSAVLMDELTFNLEDGFGECTSEPYAKDMLLGAQIRHKIFLDEFVIKAFYEAEKAHRGQMRASGDPYLQHCVETAMLLATIGANSTVVAAGLLHDALDDSFMCYDYILGAVGAGVADLVEEVSQLSHLSKLARENNTANKTVEADRLHTMFLAMADTRAVLVKLADRLHNMMTLDALPLPKRLRFAKETLEIFVPLANRLGILSWKEQLENLCFKHLHSEEHKELASKLVDSFDSARITSAIEKLDQALKNEGISYHLLSGRNKSLYSIYLKMLRKKLTMDEIHDIHGLRLIVKNEEDCQRALRIVHQLWTEVPGRCKDYISRPKFNGYRSLHTVVVGEDMAPLEVQIRTKEMHLQAEFGIAAHWRYKEGDSEYSPFVVQMVEWARWVVTWQCLAMSKDGSSVDSADSVRPPCKFPSHSEGCPYSYKTQCDGQDGPVFVITIENDKMSVQEFPTNSTITDLMERCGQGSSRWTSHGFPMKEDLRPRINHKRVDDPTCKLKMGDVVELTPALPDKSLTEYREEIQRMYNRGVTVSNPGPPPVAPNTVGFWS
- the LOC120084408 gene encoding transcription initiation factor TFIID subunit 9, which gives rise to MSEGDEELPRDAKIVKTLLKSMGVEDYEPRVIHQFLELWYRYVVDVLTDAQVYSEHAGKAAIDCDDVKLAIQSKVNFSFSQPPPREVLLELARSRNKIPLPRLIGGPGIALPPDQDTLLSPNYQLAIPKKQPVETMEETEEDEGDHAVPSQEPGSEVPQQHTPQRVSFPLAKRPKIT